tagatttgtgataaattactttaaattttgattcaatcgTGATTTTAGAAAGTACATCATTTTGGAGGGATACAATGAGGTCTTGCAGCATTACTCAAAGTACATTTTTGAGATTACGttaaaaatagagtttttaaaactaaaaatggctttttaaaagaagttttatttttaagtttttcttaaaaatacattttagttttgttttactCAAATAGATTAGCTTTTATTTAACACGgtattttaagtattaaaaatactattaaaaaaaaaaaaacttcatgaACTCACATAATCTCAAAATAATCTCAAACGGACTTCGTCAAATAgtttacaaattacaaaacaaGACCATGTATGCAAATTGACCAGCTGGCATTTGCTGCTTAAAAAAGATTTCTCCCGGCTTTCATTGGACGTCACATAGCATTAATCTGTCTTAACGTCAACTTTAAGAAAGTTGATCAACCACTTCTTTTGCCAAAAGCCATGCCTTTTTTTTCTAAGGCCAATGTTCATTTGTTTATGGAAATACTTTTGACTATTGTAATtgttataattataaatattatctCCGTATATATCATGATTCACGTGAacctttttaataataataaaaaaaaaaaaagaacaaaaaaaaaaaaaacaaaggcatATATATTGGCAAATATTGAATCCTTTAAACCATATCAGAAGTCTTGTATAAAACCCATTAATggctataattttattaatataatttctCTTAATGCTAAAGTATGTGAGAGTATGAGAGAACTGATATTTACATGCTGCTAATTGAAGGTACAATACAAACATCATATAATTaagggataacttcacttaCTCTTAAAATGTCACGCTTTGTAAAtattctcaaagtttaaaaactctaacTTTAGTGTAtggatattttgatttttttccaaTTACCCTCTCttttaggattttctgttaactCCTAACGAATGGGAgtgaaattcccaaaatgcacattttttcaattaaaaaaNNNNNNNNNNNNNNNNNNNNNNNNNNNNNNNNNNNNNNNNNNNNNNNNNNNNNNNNNNNNNNNNNNNNNNNNNNNNNNNNNNNNNNNNNNNNatatattaaaaaaaaaaaaaaaaaaagtgacccatcGTGGGTCACCACTGTGTGTCACAAAATTAAAGTGACCTAACTCCCAACCGAGTAACTAAAAAATGTTCTATTAGCATCATCATTATTGAGacttaaaaatggaaaatggacaTGTTCGAAAAaggaaatttaattatttcacttGTTTTTCATTCAGACTTGAggctaatttatttatttttaaacaaaattggtaCTTTTCATTAATAAGGAAGAAACATCATTTTTCATCAAGTGCAATATCAacaataaaatcagaaaaactcTTCCATCCAAACCTGATTTTTAGACTGAAAAATATCCACCTTAGCTAACTTGTGTGCCCTTTTATTTGCATTCTTTTTTACATATTCCACAGATTATGAAGTCTAAAAACTACTTAGAAGAATTTTTCAATCATTCATCAAATGGCCATGTCTGCTCCAACAACTCCCACAGACCATGACTTTAAAGGTTGATTTATCAGATAACCAGATATATATCGGATCGGAATAACTCAATAGTGGTGTTATTTATCTTTATGGTTAGAACAAAAAGGAGCTAATTGTTTCAGTCAATCATCTCTTGCTGCCATGAGAAACCTCTCCATGCTCACCCGTATCTTCTTATTCTGCCTTCTTTCTCATCATATCTATGTAGTCTCTACTTCCACACCTCGTTACACCGATGCTGATAATATTGCCATCAACTGTGGCACTCGTGACAACTCAACGGCTATGGATAAGCGCCAGTGGATCGGAGACATACACTCCAAATTCACTCCCATTGAAGAAGGTGATCCCAAATCTAATGCCTCTACACCCCAAATCCAAGACAGCTCGGTAAACACTGTCCCCTACATGACTGCGCGTTTATCTTATTCACAATTCATGTACGAATTTCGTGTAACCCCTGGCCCCAAATTCGTTCGGTTCTACTTTTACCCGGTTTCTTACTCGGGTTTTGAAGGGTCTCAGGACTTCTTCACTGTCAAAGCCAATTCCTTCACCTTACTAAGCAACTTCAGTGCTTCCATCAATATCCATGCTGATTCCTTGAAAGAAGATAAAACTCTTTCTAAGGAGTTCTGCATCAACGTGGAAAAAGATCAAATATTGAATTTAACACTCATCCCATCTCCATCAACTTCTAGTAAGTTCTATGCCTTTATTAATGGAATTGAGATTGTCTCCATGCCAAAAAAACTCTACTATGACCCAGAAGGTCCAGGAGTCCCTTACGTTGGCCAAAATTATCACTTCTCCATAAACTACGAGATGGCACTCGAGAAGTTTTTTCGATTAAACGTGGGCGGGGGCTTCATATCGGCGGTGGATGACACTGGGATGTTTAGAGAATGGTCCCAGCAGGACGATGATTATTGGTTGGGTGATGGCGTAATCCCTCGTGTGCCATCTTTCACACCCATATACACACGTATATCAGATTACACTGCACCAGATGATATTTATCGGAGTGCTGTGTCAATGGGTCCAAACACAACCAAGAACTTGCGTTCTAATTTGACGTTGAAATTACCCGTTGATCCAGGATTCAATTATCTGGTGAGGCTCCATTTTTGCGAAATGGTGTTCCCAATAACGAAACCCAGCCAAAGGGTATTCCAAATTGTTATAGACAATATGATAGCCGAGGAATGGGCTGATGTAATTATGTGGACCCAAAGGAATGAGACGCCTCTGTACAAGGACTATGTAGTACAGATCCAAAACAAGCCTAATCTCTTCATTGCTCTACGCCCTAGATTATCTGCCTACGGCATCGCCGATGCCATTTTAAACGGCGTGGAAGTGTTCAAATTGAGCGACTATGACAAAAACCTTGCAGGTCCCAATTACCCTGAAAGTGTGCCCTCTCCACTGCTGGCTCAACAGCCTGCTTCTGCTTCAACAGCCAGCGAATCCAAgacaaagaaaacaataatCGTTGCCATGGGAAGTGGTGCAGGCTTCTTGGTTGTGCTTTGTTGCATGCTTCTCTGGAAACTGAAGAAGACCAAGCGCTGCGCTTCTTACTATCCACTATCAAAGTGCAGGTGCTAGCCCGAGCCAGACAAAGGAAAGTCAACAAGAGCAAGCGCCTCGTCACGGCCGGAAGAACAATGTCGCCACTTCTCCGATTCAGGAGAATCGGcaattaaattgaaatatattgCCGAGAAGATGAACACAAGAATGTGAAGAATAAGatgtaatatttaaaaaatatttttagaataatttattttttctttgttcacaAGAAATATATTGCCGCAtgaatcttctttttcttttttctttttttttttttaaatcaaatgcATTCATTAAAATAAGTCCAAGCATCTCGATTAACAANNNNNNNNNNNNNNNNNNNNNNNNNNNNNNNNNNNNNNNNNNNNNNNNNNNNNNNNNNNNNNNNNNNNNNNNNNNNNNNNNNNNNNNNNNNNNNNNNNNNTTTTGGTTGTGTTTGGACCCATCGACACTGCTGTCCGATAGATATCATCTGGTGCAACGTAATCTGGTATTTTTGTGTATTTGGGTGTGAAAGATGGCTGATGAGGGATTACGCCATTACCCAACCAATAATCACCGTCCTGCGGGGACCATTCTCTAAACATCCCAGTGTCATCCACCGCCGATATGAAGCCCCCGCCCACGTTGCTTCGAAAAACCTTCTCGAGTGCCATCTCGTAGTTTAGGGAGAAGTGATAATTTTGGCCGACGTAAGGGACGTCTGGACCTTCTGGGCCATAGTACTAGTAGAGGTTGGTTGGCATGGAGGCAATCTCAATTCCATTAATAAAAGCATACAGCTTACTAGAAGTAGTGCTTGGAGATGGGATGAATGTTAAATTCAATATTTGATCTTTTTCCACGTTGATGCAGAACTCCTTGGAAAGAGTTTTATCTTCTTTCAAGGAATCAGCATGGATATAGATGGAAGCACTGAAGTTGCTTAGTAAGGTGAAGGAATTGGCTTTGACAGTGAAGAAGTCCTGAGACCCTTCAAAACCCGAGTAAGAAACCGGGTAAAAGTAGAACCGAACGAATTTGGGGCCAGGGGTTACATGAAATTCGTACATGAATTGTGAATAAGATAACGGGCAGTCTTGTAGGGGACAGTGTTTACGGAGCTGTCTTGGATTTGGGGTGTAGAGGCATTAGATTTGGGATCACCTTCTTCAATGGGAGTGAATTTGGAGTGTATGTCTCCGACCCATTGGCGCTTATCCATAGCCGTTGAGTTGTCACGAGTGCCACAGTTGAGGGCAATATTATCAGCAGCGGTGTAACGAGGTGTGGAAGTAGAGACTGAAGAGATATCTTGAGAAACAAGGCAGAATAAGAAGAAGATAAGAGTGAGCATTGAGAGGTTTTTCATGGCAGCTAGAGATCACTGACTCTGACAATTAGAGAGCTAGCACAAAAGATAGAGATTGAATTGACTGATGACTCTCGTAATCATTCACTGGGAATTCTCGTTCTATATATAACGAAATTGTTTGCTACTTAAACTACATGCAGGATCAGGATACATTAATGGTCAAGTCAGATTCTAACTACAGCAATTCAACCGTCGCGCGAGGACTTTTGTTCTTTAGATGATTCTGTTCCAATACAGGACAAAGCTCCTTTTTGTTCCAACTATAAAGTTAAACTACCCCCATTAAACCGCGATTAgcggaatttttttattataatttatttttagacattaaatacatttttatagtattttctagcaaaaaatatacatatttccTTCACACTACTATTTCCCTTGTTAATATCTCACACGAGTGCAAAAATCTGAAGTAAATCTTCGATATGTGGCCAATCCATCCCAATAATTAGAAGCTTCTACTTGCAGTTTGGCAAATAACAACAGTTTCCCTAGTGAAAGATTTTAAATATCGAAGAATTGCTTCCATACGAGACTTTTGGGTAAATGCATAAACCGACTACAAATATATTACCCTGCGAACCAACTGTTGATACCTGCCTTTTATCCACTAGAAGCTTCTCATCACTTTCTTCCAACTTTTTATTCTACTTTATTGGACAAAATGAATCAAGGAGGTCAATGCACGAGCAGACATGGAAGTTGACTCATTCCACAACCATCCGCGAATTGAGAGGTTCTAATATATACAGCCATGTACGTTTACTATCGATCAACGTGGAAATTGCGAATTATTCTCCGACAAAAATACATACATTATTGATTAAAACACAAACACATACACACGGATTCACAATCCTTGCAATACAGCGTGATCAATATATGtcttacaaaaacaaacaaaaaaaaaacccaattagAATAGGATGTATATTGGTGAACAAGTACATCTAGCTAGCTGAAAGGAAATGCAATTGTTGAGGTGCAACAATGACATTCGGTTCACTTGGAAGGCTCTTAGAGCATGTCTTGTGGGGTGCAATTTCAAATGTCATAAAAAGCTTTGGCTTCTCTCACTATAACCAACTGGTTTTCAGATGAGATGGTGAAAGACCTGATCCAACAAATGAAATTAGAGCCATGGTCTATGGGTTCGAATCGTGGGAACCTCATGTTGAGGAATGAATTGTTGAGGTGCAATAATGTCGTTTCctttttattagtttaacatgatatcataatGGTCCTCTGTTCTAATCTTGACTCTGCCACTTAcctcatattttaattaaatattacacgtgTTACGCTTTACTTATTAAAAGGCAATTTGAGCTTACAAGTGAGGGAGAGTGATAAAGTAATCATTAaacaacttaatttttttaaaaaaaaattgataacttAACACATTACCACTGATTCAGAGGGGGAGATTACTGTAGCTTTGGATTTCAGCACTTGTAGCAGGTATTTTAGTATTTAGCTTCTTACATGCATGGTGGGCTTCTCTTAATATAGCGACGCATTGATCATAAACAGAAGAAGAATTTGGCGGCCCACATTCTATAAAGACTGGACCATATATTCGGATTTTTGGGGTCGCCGACTCGTCAAGCTTTTGATTAAAAAGCAGCCTGCTTACGTACGTAGGGGTTCATGATCAGGAACTCCAACTGGAAGTCGTCCTCGAGCAGGCAGTCATCAAGGCGGCCATCGCACCGGAAAGTACGTGTGTTGTTGCTCTTGATAAGGACAGAAGCCCCGCAACAATATCCGTTAAGGAGTATCGCAAAGACTGCTGCCGGAGGATACATTCTCACTCCCTTCGCCTTATACACATCTTNNNNNNNNNNNNNNNNNNNNNNNNNNNNNNNNNNNNNNNNNNNNNNNNNNNNNNNNNNNNNNNNNNNNNNNNNNNNNNNNNNNNNNNNNNNNNNNNNNNNGTCGTTGACTGCTCTAATCTAAGGTAATGAGACGTGACAACACAAAGAGCGGACGGTAGAGATGACGTATGGGTCTTCATTGACTTGGTCATAGAGAAAGAACTTGGACCCCACCATGTTGTACCATCCCTAGCTCATTGGCACCGCCATAAAATCAAGAACCCGACGATCGACAGCACAACAAAACCGGAAACTCCACCAATGACGACAACTATTGTCATTCTGTTATTCTTCGACTTCATCGGCGGGATTGGTGGCACGACTATTCGAGGGGTCAACAGAAGTGGGTCTAGATTGGGTTCGGTGACATTGCCATTAAAGGCGCTTTCTTTAAAGATTTCAACACCGTtcaaggataaatttgaaattaaggataaattaaaaaaaaatttaaaattaaggataaatttagaattttataaaaaagtcagggtataaacgttattgtctcacttttaatgtttaaaatatgacgaaattgttcaaattaactgtaattaaaagttcaggaattcaaattgagaggttttaaagttttgggGGTCTTGTCAAATCGCATGATAATTCAaaggtttaaagtgaagttactcctaaaaatatatatatgtttttaatttttttttttttggggactACTTATGCCCCTCCAAACCATAAGGTGGTTCCGCCCTGCCCACACACGAATACAATTTATACAAATTGCTGACTCCTCCACAACTCCCTCACATACGTTGTCTACCTCGAGAGGTCTACTTATACTGAGTAAAGAAGAGACTCATGACCAAAGGAACCAGGATGAACTAAATGCGCCAAAAAACGTACTTTAGTCGAAAAATGGTAATAaccttaattgttttttttttgacatatccactcaagggaagagggaggagattcgaactagtgacatccacttcattaggcgtggtgcATAGCCGACTaagctacctcttagggacgATATTAACCTTAATTGAGGCTTGCCAAATTACACTACATATAATCTCTCTTTCTAGAATTAtgcattaattttctttttaatataaaaataggaCTAAATGcattattttggtttttgataAATGCAATAAGTTAAAGAagtttaatgattttttaaagaaatctgACTGTCTTGCTTTACAATTTTGGAAAAGGCGAAAGTGGTCCGTGGACCGTGGAAGAACATTAATTTATATGTTGTGTCACATTTCTTCGCTCTCTTTTATGCATAAGCTTTTACTTTATAAAATTCGTGGAAGGACCATAATTTAGTGTGGAGATAcgttaacttttcttttttgacactGATTCATTAACTTTTCTGAttacaaagaatatatatatacatcaacttgaagtatttttatttatttttttatttttttccataagGCACTGCACCCTCGAGACAATAAACTTGAAAGAACAAATTCCAACATTGCAGGACGATGATTATGggtttaccattttttttttttttttttaaagagagagTGGAGAAAAGATTTTATACTGGCTACTGAAGGGTTAAGCGAGTAAACCTATGATTGGCCCgtttattaaatgggtcgaACAGTCAACTCATTAGTGACCCAAAATTGATTATGTtaaatcataatattttaattttatgtcgAATTTACAAACTTATCTAAAATTCGCTGCCCTAATCTCAAGGAACCAAACTCAAACCGTTTATGAAATTATCTTTTTTGGTTTGATCATGTACCTTCGCTGATTTCTGTGATCGGAGGCCCATCAAGTGATGAGGTTTAGGTTTCCTAGCCCAATGTTCAGAAGAATCATAACAGTTCTGATCGTTGCCACAAAGACAACAAATTTTTAGACAatatgcattaaaaaataaataaataaaattggaaatttGAGTGGATTAGAGGCAATTAGACTTAGTAacagtgttttttttaaaaatttaaatattttattctttatttccAAACGGCAGGATTGAATCCATTACATGCGATTCATGATTAGTCTATTATcatcaaataacaaatatattggCCAATTGATTATAATAGTTTAATTAGCATTCCCTAATCTTCTATACACCACTTTTGTGAATCTACGCCACGAACCACATAAACTATAAACCACTTACCATCGAAGATGGTGGTCTAGTAGTATTCAGGCTAATTCTTAATGGTTTGTGGGTAAAAGGTCTCTGAGTCAAATTTTCAAATGGAAAgcatttgaaattattttcctaCCGCCAACTTGGGTGTCGCTAGTGTCTTTAGTGAGGCTGAGTTAGGTTATAGTTCAATCAACTTTGTGAGAGTGCATACGATTTCCCACAATCTAGGCTCTTCTTGTCATTGATTCCTAGGAGCATGTGCTActataatcaaatcaatgtaAAGTAGCAACTTTGATTGTCCCCATAcatttttaattaggaaaaaaaaaaactatacacCATTTGCCAATCAAAATATCATCTCCTTTCTTATGAGCAATGCGATTTGTTACAAATTAACTTGACAGTTCACAATTTATGAAacgattaaacaaaaaatttgacttgtcaatttaattaattagtgattgacttgtcaatttaattaattagtgattGACTTGTCAATTATACACTCTTCGTCACTTAACTAATTATGGACTGTCATGTCACCTTAATTTAGGAAAACTTTAGTCTACTTTATTACCAATTTACGAATGCAGGCTTTGGACAATATGGGACCATGGGTGATCGGATGGGTTAAGGTTAAACATTTGTTGTAAGCCCAAAGTATAGTTCAAGAGTCAGCAGGGCTGGAGCTGGGTCTTGATAGGCCATGATAGGCCATCTTAGAAGGCCTCATTTCGACTTTTGGCAACAATTTGAACAATATTCGTTTTCCGGCCCAAGCATCAGCTTGCTCGTACAGAATTTACACTTTTTGGTCAAGCAAAtagaaacattttttatttatttttattgaagaaTAGATGGATTTTGGGCAATAATAAGGCGATGTATATTGGTTGAGAGAGTGAGATAAAATTGAGGTTCTAGGGATTTGGCCAACCATGCACAGAACTGGTTCAAAACCAAATGAACCAATTCTAGAATAAAaattacttcatttttaaattgattttgatttataaACAATCAATCTTAGCTATTCATAAccttttttaaatcttttatgAAAACATATATACTAATTTCAAATAATGGAATTTACAAACTAAGAActaattctctattttataaaatttgacaaatacaTAAAAGCTAATAAGTAATGCTaaggaccatctttttatcatcctaaaactgatgtggtttttaaaatcactatttgatcaaaattctagtatgattcatataaaatttaatagtgattttaaaagtcatatcagcTTTATGATAATAAAAAGATGATCCATACCATTACTCAAAGCTAATATACTATTCACCACTGCCGTGAATATGTGGGTTGCCAaaattcttcaatagtttaggCTCCAATGGAATTCATCTTAACAATCTCTTGCCCATTTTATACCATGTTACTGTTCTTAAGTTCCTGGTTTCCAGTTTACGAGTCAAGTTAGGCAAATCAATTTATCATTGACAAGTCACATTGTGCTGGTAACGTGGTAATTGAAATTTAAGATTGAACCTTTTCTTgttcaataaaatattgaagataaaatttccctaaaagacaatataattgtcaattttgaataatttgtACACATTTCTAACTTCANNNNNNNNNNNNNNNNNNNNNNNNNNNNNNNNNNNNNNNNNNNNNNNNNNNNNNNNNNNNNN
This window of the Corylus avellana chromosome ca5, CavTom2PMs-1.0 genome carries:
- the LOC132180731 gene encoding receptor-like protein kinase FERONIA, encoding MRNLSMLTRIFLFCLLSHHIYVVSTSTPRYTDADNIAINCGTRDNSTAMDKRQWIGDIHSKFTPIEEGDPKSNASTPQIQDSSVNTVPYMTARLSYSQFMYEFRVTPGPKFVRFYFYPVSYSGFEGSQDFFTVKANSFTLLSNFSASINIHADSLKEDKTLSKEFCINVEKDQILNLTLIPSPSTSSKFYAFINGIEIVSMPKKLYYDPEGPGVPYVGQNYHFSINYEMALEKFFRLNVGGGFISAVDDTGMFREWSQQDDDYWLGDGVIPRVPSFTPIYTRISDYTAPDDIYRSAVSMGPNTTKNLRSNLTLKLPVDPGFNYLVRLHFCEMVFPITKPSQRVFQIVIDNMIAEEWADVIMWTQRNETPLYKDYVVQIQNKPNLFIALRPRLSAYGIADAILNGVEVFKLSDYDKNLAGPNYPESVPSPLLAQQPASASTASESKTKKTIIVAMGSGAGFLVVLCCMLLWKLKKTKRCASYYPLSKCRC